In the genome of Rubrivirga marina, the window CTCGCCCTCATCGAGGTACGTCTGAAGCGGACTTGGGACGTGGTCGCCCTTGGCGATGGTGAGGAGGAGCGACCGGGTCTCCCCTGAGAGGTGACTGTCGATGTCGTCGTCAGTCGCGATGAGGCCGGGGAGTTGGGCGAGCTTTCGGACAACGGGCTTGAACCACTCGGCGGGAATCTCACGGCGGTCCCGCTCATCGGGCGACATGACGAAGAACCCGTTGTTGCCCGTGACGACCCCAATCCGTGGCACAGCCACGTCTCGGAGGCGGACGACGCCGTCCGCGTTCGCCAAGTCGTCGTACAGCCGTTCTTGCTCCGGCGACAGGAGGGCGCGCATCCACCCCCCCACGTCTCCGCTCGCCGCGAATGGACGTGTGTGCCGGTCGAGGTCCGAGAGAACCGTGGCGAGCGCCTCTGTCCCCTCCACGTCCCCGACCCGGACCTCCTCGTTTGGGAGGTGAGCCCCGTCCCCACACACGACGACGGCCTCCTCGTCCGTGTGCTCGAAGAGGCGCTCTCGGATCGGGAGAACGTAGACCGTTTTGAACAGCCGCGAGAGCTGCTCACGAACGCCAACCGCGTAATCCGTGTGGAGGAACGCCCCCGGCAGAATCATCGCGAGGCGTCCGCCCTCCTCTAGGAAATGCGCCGAGTAGAGGAGGAAATACGCCCAGTAGCTGGCCCGCCCGGAAACGCTGAGTCCCTGATTGTTGAGGGCCTTGATCGCGACCGCTTTCGCATTTCTCGGGATGTAGTGGTACCGGATGAAGGGGGGGTTCCCGATCACGGTAGAGAACCGTGCGGTTGGGAAGTCGCAGGGCGTGACCTCCATGAAGTCACTCTCCACAAATTGGCTCGGTTCAGCCCCTGCGCGGAGAAGGGGGGGGAGGTACCCCTTCGCACCGGGGTCGACGTCGACCCCGTAGATCTGGCGAGCGGGGACCGTCGCACCGGCCTCGTCTAGAGCCACCATCGCCGCGTTGAAGAACGCGCACCCCCCGTAGCTCGGGTCGAGCACCGTGTCGTCCGCGCGGCGGACGGCCCACCGAGCGAGCGCCGTCGCTACGGGGAGCGGCGTGTAGAACGAGCCGAGCTCTCGGCGGCGCTCGGGGGTCATCTCGATCAACGGCTCACTCATCACGTTCTCGCTCCGTGAGGGCCGGGTTGTCCCAGTAGTGGAGCACGCACTCATCCCGCTGGATGGCTTGGAGTGATCGCTCGAGGTACGACCTCAACGCTCCGCCCTCGCTCCTCTTCACGGCCGCCGTCCACTGCGA includes:
- a CDS encoding Eco57I restriction-modification methylase domain-containing protein, with the protein product MTPERRRELGSFYTPLPVATALARWAVRRADDTVLDPSYGGCAFFNAAMVALDEAGATVPARQIYGVDVDPGAKGYLPPLLRAGAEPSQFVESDFMEVTPCDFPTARFSTVIGNPPFIRYHYIPRNAKAVAIKALNNQGLSVSGRASYWAYFLLYSAHFLEEGGRLAMILPGAFLHTDYAVGVREQLSRLFKTVYVLPIRERLFEHTDEEAVVVCGDGAHLPNEEVRVGDVEGTEALATVLSDLDRHTRPFAASGDVGGWMRALLSPEQERLYDDLANADGVVRLRDVAVPRIGVVTGNNGFFVMSPDERDRREIPAEWFKPVVRKLAQLPGLIATDDDIDSHLSGETRSLLLTIAKGDHVPSPLQTYLDEGEQNGVDGAHKCQIRDPWYSVPHTETPPAFMHCMSASWPRIVVNRSRATCTNNIIRLDWPEAGRHPSLFGPERTREEDPWLPLALGMLSSLSQLSAELVGRSYGGGILKVEPGETSKLLVPLLPDRIAADLAPRVDTMMRAGDGHLATEAVDRALSEHTPWLTDRALGEIREARNLVFLRRRQHRADAARISDLYSHSPPSEPSIAPE